GGCAGGCAAAGGCTGTCCACACTCGGTTGATAAGATTCTTCCATGTACTCCTGTCTAtaaaaaaaacaccataatataGAAGTAGTTTCAAGACGTAACATATTTTCAATGCCAGAAGGGGCACTAGATTTGAGATTTAattcattatttttctttatttgttgGCTAATTATGAAGATTGTTCTAAAGACCAACTTCCTTGATGTTAAGCCAAAAGGGTATGTGCAGCTTATGTTTATCAAGGTTGCATATCATGCTATATTACAGTGTAACAATGCAGGACAGAAGCATAGTTATACCTTGACGATAAGAAAAATTAGTTGACATCATTTAAAGGTTGGTCCCAAGAAAAATTAGCTGACATCATAAAAAGGTCGGTCCCAAAAGGCTTCATcattcaaaaaataaaacaaaataaattgttccacaatATGGTACATAAAGCTTACCTTGACAAGGCTTGCAACAAGATTCAACATACTCATTCTGTTGTACTCCCATAGAGTCAGAAGCTGCAAAGTTAAACACATGGAAAAGAACCAGAAATTAGCCAATGTTTGCTTGAGATAAAAAGATCATAGATAACTATAAAATTTGAATCATTTTGTGTTAATCAACCAGCGAAACCATCCTTCCATTGACTGCAAGGTGGTCTTAGGTTTCAAGGGAAAAGACAAATAAACTTTCAGTGAATAAAATGACTTCATGTTGTAGATACCATAACTTATCCTACTAAGTTTCTCACAAAAAGCATCAAATCTACCCAACATGCAACCAATAATATAGCACTGTAGGAAAGAAAACCAAACCTCTGTTGAGTTAGGCCATTTGTTTTCACTTATTTCCAAGGTCAATTCAAAGCAGCCTGCATGTATGTAGTTCCAATCTTGCATACCACCATATATAGGATACCTACagttatttttcttttatcaacaaCCGATTTCACAGAACTTAAAATGGAACTAGGAATTTTGAAATTGATAAAAACTAAATGCTGAATATAAGATATTTTGCCATACCAAGCTGCACCGTTGGTAATTCCTTCGTTAAATTCTTTGCTAAGAGACATGTTATAGTGAGAACGGCTATAAACACTTGCCATGTGCCGGAAGGTTGTGTCATCAGGACATGCATAGTATACTTTCCTGAAGATGCACGTTGCAGAATAAAACTGCAATCAGCATAAGAATAATTAAAAGAAAGCTATCCTGCAAAGTCAACACTGATACAGGTGTTATGAATAGAGTATATCAGGTGCTGAAATTAAAAAGTATTACACATATTTCATTTCGTTGTCTTACTCCAGTCATGTTCATAAAAATAAACCCTATGTGAATTGAGTTATCAAGTGCTGAAATTAACAAGTAGACatcttttgttttgttgttttcttCCCCATCAcgttcataaaaaacaaaccatCTATACCTCAACAAACGTCACTACTTTGATGTAAGGCACATAACAGAAAGGAAACTACCCTAGTCAGACAGAAGTCTCAAGTTACTCAAGGTTTCCTAAATGAAATCTTAAGAGATGGAGTTAATGAAATTACTTTTGATTCTCAGAGCCATCCCATGGGAAATTTGCCACGAGCGCACCCTGCAAAAAGATAGAAAATTTTAGGAAGGGTTCAATGTTTCTAAAAAATCCTAAAGTAACACTGCCTACAAAATTTTTCTAAATAAGATGGAAAGCCGATAACTTGGTCAAACTCAAGAGTTGTAGAGCTTATATATTCTAAATTCTGCCTAATATGGCAATATTAATGTTGCTTTGCAAGCAGAGTTCACTAAGATAGATATTTTTTCTCCATTTCCCACCAAGTTTGTGTAGATATTGAGGAGAATTCAGAAACACAATGCAACTCTTACGAATATCAAATGACATAAATACTTGATGTTGATGCTACTATAATAAGAGCAGAAACAGAGAATTTACCCCATGCAAGGTGGCTGAGGCCGTGAAATGAATTTTTTTCAGCCAACTCATGATTGCTTTTGTCTCAGGTTGCCGTAGGCCCAAATCATTATTTACTGAAAAGAACTAAGCACATTATATGTTAGCTTATATTTCGTTTATAGTTTACTCTACGAGAAAATGAGAATGAATAAACCAAATATGCAAATACAATAGATTTTTCACTCAATGTTGATACAAACTGAAACAACAAATTTGCAAATAAGATAACTGAAGGCGAATACTCACTTGGTCTGGAAAGTCTCGATTCAGGTCAATGTTGTTTGCATTACCACGTTTTTTCAGTGAGTACCCGTCTGGGTTCATTGTGGGAAGTATATGAAGGTGTACATTTTTTATGATCAATGTTGCCTATTGGACAGAAGCACAAGTCAAAATATATCAGAACTTCAATAGAAACGGGACAAAGCTTCTAAATTTTTGACAGTCACTTAAATTAAATAGGTTGTACTTAACAAATTTTTAGTATCTTTACTTTAGTACTGAAGGCCCAATTATAAGAGCAATGAAGAGAATCAGCAAAACCATGTCCACAAAAGTTACAGTTTGACAAGGGCAATACCAAGGGGTCTGTCATGTAATTGTTGCATAACCAATTTGCTAAATGCATCAGTAGCTCACGTCCAACAGGTTCATCTCCATGCACATTTCCAATGAACTGAAACATCCAATGATTTCAAATTCAGCTAAAATTTCAACCAAGAAGATAAAAGCTCACACCAAGAAACAATTTCTCATATggaaagatacaaaaaaaaatgctTCGCTCTAACCATACCACAAACACAAAGACAACGATTCGCCCTAATTTGTATGTAGCTAAACTCAAATAGCTCAAAGCACAAAGAGCCCTAAAGAACATAGGAAACAGAATGACCTGTAAGCTATTCTCACCTTAAATGCAGGTTCAGGCTCTTCAATCCCCGGATTATCGGAAATTTCCAAGACCCACTACACGAAATGAACCAAAAATAACTTTActcaaaaacaaaacacaatatttactcaaaatcaataaaatagaAAACGTAACAGCAAGTGAATTATGTAAAGTTACATTACCAAATTAACTCCATTAACACTCTTCCCGATACTGCTCATTTTTCAATCCAAAAACCCCTCAAAAGAGAGAGACATAAGATTAAGTCAGTCAAAGCTCTTAAGCAAATTCACATTCAACCAAAACACACAGAAAGGAATTGCCTTTGTATCTGTAAAAATCAAACCTGTACAGTCTAGAAATGGCACTGCATTTATGAGCAAACTGCTTCATTGCTTTCTCAAGTTCTGTATTACTCATATACCCATGACTTAAATCAACACTGTTGTATTCCAAAACCCAACATTAGAATCTAAACATATTTTAGAAATAaatagagagagagggagaggggGATCTGTAAGTACCTGGGAGGAGTTTCTCCAAATAAGTGCCGGCCATGGCTATGATCAACAGAACCTGTTAAaacaatcaaaaaaaataaaataaaatcagctTAAACCCAGCAAAGGGTTCTTTAATTTCAATAAATCAAATCTTAAAAAG
This is a stretch of genomic DNA from Papaver somniferum cultivar HN1 chromosome 1, ASM357369v1, whole genome shotgun sequence. It encodes these proteins:
- the LOC113283241 gene encoding carboxypeptidase SOL1-like — its product is MEFSSSSLYLFIFTFFIYSVLVDLVIARGGEGEHSFNHSGSVDHSHGRHLFGETPPSVDLSHGYMSNTELEKAMKQFAHKCSAISRLYSIGKSVNGVNLWVLEISDNPGIEEPEPAFKFIGNVHGDEPVGRELLMHLANWLCNNYMTDPLATLIIKNVHLHILPTMNPDGYSLKKRGNANNIDLNRDFPDQFFSVNNDLGLRQPETKAIMSWLKKIHFTASATLHGGALVANFPWDGSENQKKVYYACPDDTTFRHMASVYSRSHYNMSLSKEFNEGITNGAAWYPIYGGMQDWNYIHAGCFELTLEISENKWPNSTELLTLWEYNRMSMLNLVASLVKTGVHGRILSTECGQPLPASVIIKGINYTVKAGDVFGDYHRLLAPGEHYEVTVAMPGYESKTTHILVEDEAMSLDFVLDPEGLQKRKQVRTDCSSSYQVELWGWTMMEVLFLAMVILAFFCVLFKRKTIFHKQRQSVVAQKRAVIV